A genome region from Arthrobacter agilis includes the following:
- a CDS encoding DUF4406 domain-containing protein has protein sequence MTPHPSSPTTLYLAGPMSGLPDFNYPAFHEAAAKLRAAGYTVLNPAENPKPEPETWQGYMRLAIAQLIQADGIALLPGWEVSRGAMVEYTLAVDLELDNKLASDWLHHAKLVA, from the coding sequence ATGACACCCCACCCTTCTAGCCCAACCACGCTCTACCTGGCCGGACCGATGTCCGGGCTTCCCGACTTCAACTACCCGGCCTTCCACGAAGCAGCGGCCAAGCTCCGCGCAGCCGGCTACACCGTTTTGAACCCGGCCGAGAACCCGAAACCGGAGCCTGAGACGTGGCAGGGGTACATGCGCCTCGCCATCGCTCAGCTCATTCAGGCGGACGGCATCGCACTGTTGCCCGGCTGGGAGGTCAGCCGCGGCGCCATGGTCGAGTACACGCTCGCTGTCGACCTCGAGCTCGACAACAAGCTCGCCTCCGACTGGCTCCACCACGCGAAGCTGGTGGCCTGA
- a CDS encoding putative PDDEXK endonuclease, with the protein MTTYHRQKGASFERGVADYLRDTVDDRIDRRPKNGAKDRGDIGGVRIHGQKLVLECKNTAKISLGTWAAEAETERGNDDALAGLIVHKRHGKGKPQDQWVTLTVGDLAAILNGNRDHLEGI; encoded by the coding sequence ATGACCACGTACCACCGGCAGAAGGGCGCCAGCTTCGAGCGTGGCGTCGCCGACTACCTGCGGGACACCGTGGACGACCGGATCGACAGGCGACCGAAGAACGGGGCGAAGGACCGCGGCGACATCGGCGGCGTCCGAATCCACGGGCAGAAGCTCGTCCTCGAGTGCAAGAACACCGCGAAGATCAGCCTCGGCACCTGGGCGGCCGAAGCCGAAACCGAACGAGGCAACGACGACGCACTTGCCGGACTCATCGTCCACAAACGCCACGGGAAGGGGAAGCCGCAGGACCAGTGGGTCACCCTCACCGTCGGCGACCTCGCCGCCATTCTCAACGGCAACCGCGACCACCTCGAAGGAATCTGA
- a CDS encoding DUF7341 domain-containing protein, with the protein MDALTEVHSNVHQLTREHTRRHKAMYRVDGELITEDVHGTVPSLLDQLRKCIGASAGGNTGGAATAGLPLDVSALNLLEEIKGKCAERYQTWAGVARVPTSDVEGNLRRWVAHLLSAGDKDVEDARLATAGWVSAILAIVHPQRSTEIVGACPHCGWAKQEVVVDGETKICSVLIAVGGTVTCQSCAAQWEGEQLHWLRDAMSAKVQENDRPSVVA; encoded by the coding sequence ATGGACGCCCTGACCGAGGTGCACTCCAACGTGCACCAGCTCACCCGTGAACACACCCGCCGACACAAGGCCATGTACCGCGTCGACGGCGAGCTCATCACCGAGGACGTGCACGGCACCGTCCCATCCCTCCTCGACCAGCTCAGGAAGTGCATCGGGGCATCCGCCGGCGGCAACACCGGCGGCGCTGCGACCGCTGGGCTGCCCCTCGACGTGTCGGCCCTGAACCTCCTCGAGGAGATCAAAGGGAAGTGCGCGGAGAGGTACCAGACCTGGGCAGGTGTCGCCCGCGTCCCCACGTCCGACGTCGAGGGGAACCTCCGGCGATGGGTGGCTCATCTCTTGTCCGCCGGCGATAAGGACGTCGAGGACGCCAGGCTCGCAACGGCGGGCTGGGTGTCAGCTATCCTCGCGATCGTTCACCCTCAACGGTCCACCGAGATCGTCGGCGCCTGCCCGCACTGCGGCTGGGCGAAGCAGGAGGTCGTCGTGGACGGCGAGACGAAGATCTGCTCGGTCCTCATCGCGGTTGGGGGGACGGTGACGTGCCAGTCATGTGCCGCCCAGTGGGAGGGTGAGCAGCTGCACTGGCTGCGCGATGCCATGAGCGCCAAGGTGCAGGAGAACGATCGACCCAGCGTTGTTGCGTGA
- a CDS encoding HNH endonuclease has translation MTSSIRNGKGHRAYRRKQQRLRREGRDCAWCGKPIDYTLPATHAMSFTADHPDAVNNGGHLYAQDLDPMHRRCNSIKSDSAAPTIRPPG, from the coding sequence ATGACGTCGAGCATCCGCAACGGCAAGGGACACAGGGCGTACAGGCGGAAGCAGCAACGCCTCCGACGTGAAGGCCGCGACTGTGCCTGGTGTGGGAAGCCCATCGACTACACGCTCCCAGCCACACACGCCATGTCATTCACCGCTGACCACCCGGACGCGGTGAACAACGGCGGTCACCTGTACGCACAGGACCTCGACCCCATGCACCGCCGCTGCAACAGCATCAAGTCCGACAGTGCAGCACCGACCATCCGCCCACCAGGATAA